In the Pseudomonas sp. DTU_2021_1001937_2_SI_NGA_ILE_001 genome, one interval contains:
- a CDS encoding phosphatidylglycerophosphatase A — MNNNPEKISAEFVPPSVWTNPWHFMAFGFGTGTLPKAPGTWGSLIAIPFIPLLQLLPFWGYAAMLVASALFGCWLCGKVADDLGVHDHEGIVWDEIVGMWITLWLVPPGWAWLLAGFVLFRLFDILKPWPIGWCDRHVQGGTGIMLDDVLAGAMAWLSLQGLVWVVNFI; from the coding sequence GTGAACAACAACCCCGAGAAGATTTCCGCCGAGTTCGTCCCGCCTTCGGTATGGACCAACCCCTGGCATTTCATGGCGTTCGGTTTTGGTACCGGCACCCTGCCAAAGGCACCGGGCACCTGGGGCTCGTTGATCGCCATCCCGTTCATCCCTCTGTTGCAACTGCTGCCATTCTGGGGGTACGCCGCGATGCTGGTGGCCAGTGCGCTGTTCGGCTGCTGGCTGTGCGGCAAGGTCGCCGACGACCTGGGCGTACATGACCACGAAGGCATCGTCTGGGACGAGATCGTCGGCATGTGGATCACCCTGTGGCTGGTGCCGCCGGGCTGGGCATGGCTGCTGGCCGGATTCGTGTTGTTCCGCTTATTCGACATCCTCAAACCCTGGCCCATCGGCTGGTGCGACCGCCATGTACAGGGCGGTACCGGGATCATGCTCGACGATGTGCTGGCCGGTGCCATGGCGTGGTTGTCGCTGCAGGGCCTGGTATGGGTCGTGAATTTCATCTAG